In Crinalium epipsammum PCC 9333, the genomic window TCGTTAGACTGAGCCACGCACCGCGCTAACTTCACAGCATGGTCTTTGCGTTGCCTACTTATTTTGAGGTGGCGTTTACCTAAAACCTGCCTAGCCTTGCCTCTATTTTTTGAACCTTTAACCTTTCTTGAAACTCTTCGTTGAGAACGTTTAAGAATCTTTTCTCCCCTACGGAGAAATCTGGGATTCTCAACTGTTTCCCCATTTGAGTCAGTATAGAAGCTATTCAACCCAACATCTAAACCAATTGTCTTACCAGTTGGTAAGACTGTCTCCCACCGTTCAATAGATATACAAAATTGAGCATAGTAACCATCGGCACGTTTTACCAATCTAACTCGCTTAATTTGGTCGATCTGGTAAAAATGTAAATCGCGCGTTCCTTTTAATTTGAGTCTCCCAATCCCTTTCTTGTCAGTAAAAGTAATAGATTTTCTGTTTACATCCAATCGCCAACCTGTCGTTTTGTATTCGACTGATCGGTTGTTTTTCTGGAATTTTGGAACCCCTTTTTTACCGGAAACCCCCTTTTTACAATGATCGTAAAATCGAGCTATTGCCGACCATGCTCTTTCTGAGCTAGATTGACGAGCCATGCTATTCAGTTCATCGCAAAACGGAAATTCTTTGGCTAAAACAGCACTATATTTATTTAGGTCATACTTGTTAACCTTTTCGTTATCCATCCAAAAGCGCAGTGCTTTGTTACGAATGAACTGTACTGTTCTGATCGCTTCGTCCACAGCTAAAAATTGCTGTTTTTTACCGTATGCTTTGAACTCAAGAACTAACATGAGTTCGACCTAATCACGATGGTCTTATGCTAACAACGTCAGCTTAAATACAGTTAAATTCGGTTACAAGACTTTACAAAGAGGCGTAAACGCGCGACTCTGGTTTTCATCCCTTGGCTAAAGCCGAAGGGTTTTCAACCTACTTCTTTATAACTGGTTACGAAGCTTTAATTGCAGATAGCGGTCTACAAGTTGTTCGCTAATCTGATTAGCTGGTGCATCTAGTACGAGTACGCCTTTGTGTTTGAGTTTAGCAAAAGCAACTTGACGCTGGGATAATAAATCTAAGGCTACGGCACGTTGATATACAAGTGCGATCGCATCCTTCCCTACCTCTGTTACAGTATTTAATGCTTGTTGGTCAACTTGTGGATCTCGCAATGTCACGCAAAATGGCAAATAGCGGGGTGTTAAACGTCCCAAGGCAGCAAGCAATTCTGCGGAAGCGGTAATATCAACTAAGTCTGTAATTAGTACTACTAGCGCCCTTCTAGTTTGCTGACTTACCAGTTGAGTGACAGCGCCCATATAATCTGGTTCTAATAATACTGGTTGAATTGGTGTGAGGCGGTCGATTAGTTTAGATAGATGGTGTTGACCTCTTTCGGGGGGTATCCAAGTTGTTACTTCGCGGTCAAATACTCCTACGCCAACTTTATCGCCTCGGTTTAAACCCGCTAAAGCTAAGGATAATGTCGCGTTTAGACCCCAATCAAATCGCTTTAACCCCTGCACTCTTGCAGTCATTAACCGTCCTCGGTCAAGTAAGATAATTAAGGTTTGTTCTTTTTCTGCTTCTAAGACACGCACCTGTAAGGCGGAGGCGGGTGTTGCTCCCAGTTTACGGGCGGTAGCTTTCCAGTCGATGAAGCGGGGGTCATCACCTAAACGATAGTCTCGTAATTCTGTAAATTCTGTACCAATTCCTAAGCGCCTAACTTGGCGCATTGTTCCGGTATTTTGAAGGGTAAGACGAATAGAGAGCGATCGCAATCCCATTAAGTCTGGATAAACTGCTACTTGCTGACTTTGGGGAATTTTCCAGTCACTCCAAGCTAACCCCCAAGGACTTAGTTGGCGTACTTGGATATCTCCCCATGCAAATTCACCTCGCTGAAGAGGACAAACGGTATAAGTAAACTCCTCTGTTGTATTAGCGGGTAAAGATAATTTGATATTTGGAGTTGATACGCCAAAATCTTGGGGATAGTAATCACGAATTTGAATTTCTGCGGGATAATTGCCGGATTTTATTGATAATACAACTAAGTTATCTCGTCCAATTGATAGTCTTGATAAGGGTTTGCGGGTAACTTGCACACGATTAGAACTTACTCTAGAACCATCAACAAACATTAATCCCAGAACGATCGCATCAAATAATAACGCTCCAGTGATACCTAGAGTTACGTTAGTAATATCTGTTAGAGATAGTGCGATCGCTATTCCTAATACTAATAATAAATAAAAGCGTTTTGAAGGAATCATCTAAAATCCTGAGTCCTAAGTGAAAAGGGAAGTCTTGAGTATGAAATTAAGAGTTTATAGTAATTTTTTAGTGTGCTAATTTTTATTGATTTTTCAACATAAGCACACACAACTTATCTTGGTACAGGTACTTGATTAAGTAATGAGTTAATTATGGCATCAATTTGTAAACCATCTAATTGAGCTTCTGGTTTAAGCATTAAGCGATGGCGTAACAGTGGAGATGCTACAATTTTGAGGTCATCTGGGGTGACAAAATCTCTTCCAGATAGCCATGCTTGCGCTTTACTTGTTTGTAACCAAGCAACTGCTGAACGAGGAGATGCACCTAAAGCTAAATCAGGATGTTGACGCGATCGCGTAACTATTGCTAATAAATAATCTATAATATTCTCTTCTACCTGAACTTCACTAACTATTTGACGCGCTTCTAAAATTTGTTCTACTGTAGCTACAGGCTTTAACCTTGCTAAATCCAAGCGTCGAGTTTGAAAGCCAGCTTGACGATTTAGTAACATTTGCTTTTCAGCAGCTAAGTCTGGATAACCTACAACTAACTTAAATAAAAATCTATCTAATTGTGCTTCAGGTAGCGGATAAGTTCCCTCAAATTCTAAAGGATTCTGCGTTGCAATTACCCAAAATAGTTCCGGTAAAAGCAAACTTTCACCATCTAGCGTTACCTGCTGTTCTTCCATTGCTTCTAATAAAGCTGACTGGGTTTTAGGAGGTGTGCGATTTATTTCATCAGCTAGTAACACTTCCGTAAAAACTGGACCTTTCTTCAGGGTAAAGCCACGAGTGTTAAGATCAAAAATATTTGTCCCAATAATATCAGAAGGTAAAATATCTGGCGTTAACTGAACTCGCCGGAACTCTGCTTGCACTAATTGTGCTAACACTTTTACTAATAAAGTTTTTCCTGTACCAGGTACACCCTCTAAAATTACATGACCACCTGCAAGTAGTGCTACTAGAAGTTGTTGAATTAATACAGGTTGACCGACTATTACTCGATTAAGGGATTGACCGAGGCGATTTATAACAGAATTAATTTCACTCATTAAGGTTGGTTTTTAGTAAAGTACTTAAAATTCATAATTGGCATCTTACTATGTACAAAATTTTTGGTCAATCTAATAACCTCACTAAGGTAGTAGTAATCATTACTATCTGTTACGCCAGTTTATTAGCAACAGCTAATTATACTTTTGCTGACCCACTTGAGAGCGAAAATTTCATACAGGATAGAAAATGTATAGTTGGCAAGGTTGTTAATGCTAGATTTATCCCAGGCAGAATTACTGAGAATGGGAAATTTGAAGTGTTATTAAGCAGTAAAAAAATCAAATTGGTATGCGACTTACAGGAATTTCAGTTATTGAAGCCGTCTCACCAGAATCGCGAGAAATTCGCCTTGAGCCATACGAGGGGCAAATTATTTCAGTCAGAGGTTTTGAGAATGCTAATATGATTTACTCAGCAAATCTGATTAAAGTATTGGGAACAGAATCTAATTTTTTCAAATTAATCAATATTTGTGACAAGCAAAACTAAAACAATATAGCAGTTAGCAGTTAGTACTATGTTTAGGTGCGGGTTTAACCAACATATCTGTAAATATTTGATTTGCTTATCAACTCGCCCCTACGAAAAAGGCTATAAATTTCTTATCTTCCTTTATTCTGCATATAATCTGTCTAGCTAGTGAATAGAGCGAATTTTTTGCCATTTCCCTAACCAATTTAATAATGGTTTCTCATTAATTATACGTTTAGTTGATTGTAGTTCTAGCACTTGCTGAAGTTCTGCTGGTGGGCGCTTTGTTTGTTGTACCCAAGCCGATATTAAAGTTTGATGATCTACTAAAGTTGAGCCTAAACCTAAAGCTTTTTGCAATTGCAGTTGCTCTTGCTTACCTACTGCTTCCAATATAAATTCGCTACTTTCAGCTTTTTGCAATACACTAGCAAGTGCTTGAATATAAGCTTCGCTATTGTCAACTACTGGTGCTTTTAAAGATAGGGGAGATCCCAAACGTTGGTTATTAGCCCAAACTAAAACTAAAAGAATTATACTTACTTGAACTAAGGCTGCAAATAAAGGCGTTTTAGATAAATAGCTAATCAAATCTGCACCGTCTTCTTTCGTTATAACTTCTGGATCTTTATAACCGTGAATATATTCATCTACCAAAATTTGATTATCTGATTGAGTAACTAATTTTGCTAGAAATTGATAATTTTCTGGTTGTTCTTGATAAGCATTAGCTGCTAAATAAGGCGTGGTGGCAAAAATTACTTGTCCTTTGCCTAATGTTTGTTGCCAAACAATAGCCCCAAAGCGATCGCCTAATTGTTGTTCTCCCTGTTCTAATTTTGGTAATCGTCGGCGCGTATCAATTTTGACTGCACCCGCAGGACTTTGTTGAAAGGTAATAAAACGTGCTTCTGTTACGGGTTGTTTAGCTCCCAAAATCACCAAAGTATTGCCTTTTTCTACCCATTTTTGTTCTTGGTCGTTTAGCGAATCTTCATTGAGTTGGCTGTAGACACGCAACAGAGTAATGGAATTAGCAATTTTGAATTCTGAGTACTTGATCAGCGAGGGAGTTTCTTCTGTAGCTACTCCGGCTAAATCAGAAAATGGTTTTTGCCAACGTTTAACTGGTGTTCCTTGCTTTTCCATGAAAGCGTACCAAGCACCATATCCATCAGGACTCCGGCTATAGGTGGAACCGCTATTTACCTTGCTAGTATTGGGCGCAGTAAATAAGGTGAGTAATATAATTGCAATCAGTGCGATCGCACTTATCCATAACCAACGCTTTTTGGTCATTTTAAATTTAACTAATCGCTAATTGTTCGATACGCCTGCTGACACTGTTCAAATTCTACTGCTCTGATTTCTGTATTACCAAAACACGCTTTTTGATGGGTTGTCAGTAAAGTTTCATAGGAGCGATATTGAGGCAAATTCTGGATTAATTGCAAATATTCCCCATCGGTGCGACTAGGTTGGTGAGGAACAATATCACTGTCATTTAGTTGCTGTAACATTGCCATATATAAGCATCGGCAAGCTTCAGCATAATTACCTTGGCGTTGGAATATTTGCGATCGCTTTAACCACTCTGAAACTGTTAACTCGCTAACTTTAGTGGTTGCTTGTTGATCTAAGTTCCGCAGTTTCCCAGATAAAGCAGTTAGGGAAGAACCCCATACGCGCCACAACTGCCAACCAATCCAGATCACTAGAAATGCGACTATTCCCCAAAATACTGCTTTAAGTAGCCAAGAGGGTAAAGATAAGTTTTTTAACCAGTCAGGCAAAGACCAGTCTGGAAGATTGCGTCTACTAAATTCTAGTTCTATCCATTCTCCTAGCTGTTGCTGGAGTTGCTGTAGCTGCCAACCGAAGTTAGTCTGCTCAAATTCTTCTGTTGCCATACTCGTAGTTCAATTGCTTACTACTGATTATCAATCATCCTTGATGCTGTGCCACGATCTAGATTGTTAGAGTATTTTCGTACCTACAATTACTTAGAGTCTATCCGAAAAGTCGTTTAAAGATTTTTTAACCCCAGATAAACGTAGATGTTTATTTTAGTAGGGCATGGTAAAAGTGAGTATTGGGGAGACTCGCAGAAGTATTCCCTAGATGATGGTGAAATTTTCGGTCTGATAACCAACTGTTTTTAATATGACAATTTATTTTTACAAAGTTGATGCTCCTTACGGCTGTTTTTCAAACTTTTCTCCCCATCCGATTTATTTAGATGGTCAAGATTGGTCTACAGTAGAGCATTACTATCAATCCCAAAAGTTTGTAGGGACAGAAAATCAAGATTTAATTTCAGTGATTCGAGTTGCTAAAACTCCAGAGATAGCAGCATCATTAGGACGCGATCGCACCAAAAAAACTCGATTGAACTGGGAACAGATAAAACCTCAAATCATGCGGCAAGCTGTCCTT contains:
- a CDS encoding DUF58 domain-containing protein: MIPSKRFYLLLVLGIAIALSLTDITNVTLGITGALLFDAIVLGLMFVDGSRVSSNRVQVTRKPLSRLSIGRDNLVVLSIKSGNYPAEIQIRDYYPQDFGVSTPNIKLSLPANTTEEFTYTVCPLQRGEFAWGDIQVRQLSPWGLAWSDWKIPQSQQVAVYPDLMGLRSLSIRLTLQNTGTMRQVRRLGIGTEFTELRDYRLGDDPRFIDWKATARKLGATPASALQVRVLEAEKEQTLIILLDRGRLMTARVQGLKRFDWGLNATLSLALAGLNRGDKVGVGVFDREVTTWIPPERGQHHLSKLIDRLTPIQPVLLEPDYMGAVTQLVSQQTRRALVVLITDLVDITASAELLAALGRLTPRYLPFCVTLRDPQVDQQALNTVTEVGKDAIALVYQRAVALDLLSQRQVAFAKLKHKGVLVLDAPANQISEQLVDRYLQLKLRNQL
- a CDS encoding DUF4350 domain-containing protein — translated: MTKKRWLWISAIALIAIILLTLFTAPNTSKVNSGSTYSRSPDGYGAWYAFMEKQGTPVKRWQKPFSDLAGVATEETPSLIKYSEFKIANSITLLRVYSQLNEDSLNDQEQKWVEKGNTLVILGAKQPVTEARFITFQQSPAGAVKIDTRRRLPKLEQGEQQLGDRFGAIVWQQTLGKGQVIFATTPYLAANAYQEQPENYQFLAKLVTQSDNQILVDEYIHGYKDPEVITKEDGADLISYLSKTPLFAALVQVSIILLVLVWANNQRLGSPLSLKAPVVDNSEAYIQALASVLQKAESSEFILEAVGKQEQLQLQKALGLGSTLVDHQTLISAWVQQTKRPPAELQQVLELQSTKRIINEKPLLNWLGKWQKIRSIH
- a CDS encoding NADAR family protein, yielding MTIYFYKVDAPYGCFSNFSPHPIYLDGQDWSTVEHYYQSQKFVGTENQDLISVIRVAKTPEIAASLGRDRTKKTRLNWEQIKPQIMRQAVLQKFLIHLDIQAVLLATGDEIIVEDSPKDYFWGCGSDKTGQNQLGKILMSVRHEIKLHNQHQK
- a CDS encoding AAA family ATPase; its protein translation is MSEINSVINRLGQSLNRVIVGQPVLIQQLLVALLAGGHVILEGVPGTGKTLLVKVLAQLVQAEFRRVQLTPDILPSDIIGTNIFDLNTRGFTLKKGPVFTEVLLADEINRTPPKTQSALLEAMEEQQVTLDGESLLLPELFWVIATQNPLEFEGTYPLPEAQLDRFLFKLVVGYPDLAAEKQMLLNRQAGFQTRRLDLARLKPVATVEQILEARQIVSEVQVEENIIDYLLAIVTRSRQHPDLALGASPRSAVAWLQTSKAQAWLSGRDFVTPDDLKIVASPLLRHRLMLKPEAQLDGLQIDAIINSLLNQVPVPR
- a CDS encoding DUF4129 domain-containing protein, whose protein sequence is MATEEFEQTNFGWQLQQLQQQLGEWIELEFSRRNLPDWSLPDWLKNLSLPSWLLKAVFWGIVAFLVIWIGWQLWRVWGSSLTALSGKLRNLDQQATTKVSELTVSEWLKRSQIFQRQGNYAEACRCLYMAMLQQLNDSDIVPHQPSRTDGEYLQLIQNLPQYRSYETLLTTHQKACFGNTEIRAVEFEQCQQAYRTISD
- a CDS encoding RNA-guided endonuclease InsQ/TnpB family protein translates to MLVLEFKAYGKKQQFLAVDEAIRTVQFIRNKALRFWMDNEKVNKYDLNKYSAVLAKEFPFCDELNSMARQSSSERAWSAIARFYDHCKKGVSGKKGVPKFQKNNRSVEYKTTGWRLDVNRKSITFTDKKGIGRLKLKGTRDLHFYQIDQIKRVRLVKRADGYYAQFCISIERWETVLPTGKTIGLDVGLNSFYTDSNGETVENPRFLRRGEKILKRSQRRVSRKVKGSKNRGKARQVLGKRHLKISRQRKDHAVKLARCVAQSNDLIAYEDLRIKNMVKNHCLAKSINDASWYQFRIWLEYFGKVFKRVTVAVDPQYTSQECSSCGEIIKKSLSTRTHICKCGCVIDRDENAARNILSRGLGTVGHTGTFGLDSSNALGESTSTLTEAILSEQVGSLIKESPRL